The following are encoded together in the Ralstonia insidiosa genome:
- the greB gene encoding transcription elongation factor GreB, with amino-acid sequence MNKAFVREDAGDDEDDLPEGAAPLPPGSKNYITPAGYERLCSELMHLIDTERPEVVGIVSWAASNGDRSENGDYLYGKKRLREIDRRIRFLTRRIEKAEVVDASLQGDNDQIFFGATVTYANQAGNETTITIVGMDEVDLDKGYVSWVSPIARALIKAREGDTVPLRTPAGVEQIDILEVKYPPRAA; translated from the coding sequence ATGAACAAGGCTTTCGTCCGGGAAGACGCCGGCGATGACGAAGACGATCTGCCCGAGGGCGCTGCACCGCTGCCACCGGGCTCGAAGAACTACATCACGCCCGCTGGCTATGAGCGCCTGTGCTCGGAGTTGATGCACCTCATCGACACGGAGCGACCCGAAGTGGTCGGCATCGTGTCGTGGGCGGCATCGAATGGTGACCGCTCAGAGAACGGCGATTACCTCTATGGCAAGAAGCGCCTGCGCGAAATCGATCGTCGCATCCGTTTCCTCACGCGCCGCATCGAGAAAGCGGAAGTGGTCGACGCCAGTCTGCAGGGCGACAACGATCAGATTTTCTTTGGCGCGACGGTCACCTATGCCAACCAGGCAGGCAATGAGACCACCATCACCATCGTCGGCATGGACGAGGTCGATCTCGATAAGGGCTACGTGAGTTGGGTCTCGCCGATTGCGCGTGCGCTCATCAAGGCGCGCGAGGGGGATACGGTGCCGCTGCGCACGCCTGCGGGCGTCGAGCAGATCGACATTTTGGAGGTTAAGTACCCGCCGCGCGCTGCTTGA
- the gmk gene encoding guanylate kinase: protein MPSSQAHSAVDTPIENHFPGSLFMVVAPSGAGKSTLVNALLAQDPSIRLSVSATTRQPRPGEQHGREYNFMTVEEFKACRDRGEFLEWAEVHGNYYATSRVWIEEQMRAGTDVLLEIDWQGAQQVHKRFANAVEIFILPPSLTALEDRLKKRGQDEPNVIVRRLLAAGSEMAHAPEADFIIINEVFETALTELRTVVQATRLRFGAQKARHGELFVELGIH, encoded by the coding sequence ATGCCATCCTCTCAAGCGCACTCTGCCGTCGATACGCCCATTGAGAACCATTTCCCGGGCAGCCTTTTCATGGTCGTGGCACCCTCCGGCGCCGGCAAATCGACGCTGGTGAATGCGCTGCTGGCGCAGGACCCGTCGATCCGCCTATCGGTCTCGGCCACCACGCGCCAGCCGCGTCCCGGCGAGCAGCACGGCCGCGAGTACAACTTCATGACCGTCGAGGAGTTCAAGGCCTGCCGTGATCGCGGCGAGTTTCTCGAATGGGCCGAGGTGCATGGCAACTACTACGCGACCTCGCGCGTGTGGATTGAAGAGCAGATGCGCGCCGGTACCGATGTGCTGCTCGAGATTGACTGGCAGGGCGCGCAACAGGTGCATAAGCGCTTTGCCAATGCGGTCGAGATCTTCATCCTGCCGCCGTCGCTCACTGCACTGGAAGATCGCCTGAAGAAGCGCGGTCAGGACGAGCCGAACGTGATCGTGCGCCGCCTGCTGGCTGCGGGTTCCGAGATGGCACATGCGCCCGAGGCCGACTTCATCATCATCAACGAAGTGTTCGAAACCGCGCTCACTGAGTTGCGTACGGTAGTGCAGGCCACGCGCCTGCGCTTTGGTGCGCAGAAGGCGCGCCACGGCGAGCTTTTCGTCGAGTTGGGCATTCACTGA
- the hemW gene encoding radical SAM family heme chaperone HemW — protein sequence MIPIHPAGAAKTPSATAAETGDKVTSVFLQPGKISLPASPPLSLYVHVPWCVRKCPYCDFNSHAEPDQGIPEERFLAAVRQDLEAALPMVWGRHVHTIFIGGGTPSLLSAQGLDRLLSDIRMLLPVDADAEITMEANPGTFEAERFRSYRASGVNRLSIGIQSFNDAHLQALGRIHSSAEARAAIDIARTHFDNINLDLMFALPGQTLAECEADVEAALSFDTNHVSLYHLTLEPNTYFAKYPPALPDDDAAFAMQDWIHARLAAAGYEHYEVSAYAKAGKRCKHNLNYWQFGDYLGIGPGAHGKLSFPHRVIREMRHKHPDTYLRQAETAGGAAVVQEQREVDAADLPFEFMLNALRLTDGFPVTLFQERTGLPLRTIERELDAAEQRGLLSRDHVAIRPTELGQRFLNDLQELFLADDEN from the coding sequence ATGATTCCGATTCACCCCGCCGGCGCAGCCAAGACGCCCTCCGCGACCGCCGCTGAAACCGGCGATAAAGTCACCTCCGTCTTCCTGCAGCCGGGCAAGATCAGCCTGCCCGCTTCACCGCCGCTGTCCTTGTATGTGCACGTGCCGTGGTGCGTGCGCAAGTGCCCGTACTGCGATTTCAACTCGCATGCGGAGCCCGACCAGGGCATTCCGGAAGAACGTTTTCTCGCGGCCGTGCGGCAGGATCTGGAAGCTGCGCTGCCGATGGTGTGGGGCCGGCATGTGCACACCATCTTCATCGGCGGCGGCACACCGAGTTTGTTATCCGCGCAGGGACTGGACCGGCTGCTGTCGGACATCCGCATGCTGCTGCCCGTCGATGCCGATGCCGAGATCACAATGGAAGCGAACCCCGGCACGTTCGAAGCCGAGCGCTTCCGCAGCTATCGCGCCAGCGGCGTGAACCGCCTGTCGATCGGCATCCAGAGCTTCAACGATGCACACCTGCAGGCGCTGGGCCGCATCCACAGCTCCGCCGAAGCGCGTGCGGCCATCGACATCGCCCGCACACACTTCGACAACATCAACCTTGACCTGATGTTCGCCCTGCCCGGCCAGACACTCGCCGAGTGCGAGGCCGATGTGGAAGCCGCGCTGTCGTTCGATACCAACCACGTGTCGCTGTACCACCTGACGCTGGAGCCGAACACCTACTTCGCCAAGTACCCGCCCGCGTTGCCGGACGACGACGCGGCGTTTGCAATGCAGGACTGGATTCATGCGCGGCTGGCTGCGGCTGGCTACGAGCATTACGAGGTCTCGGCGTATGCGAAGGCGGGCAAACGCTGCAAGCACAACCTGAACTACTGGCAGTTCGGCGATTATCTTGGTATCGGGCCGGGCGCGCACGGCAAGCTGAGCTTTCCGCACCGGGTCATCCGCGAGATGCGGCACAAGCATCCGGACACGTATCTGCGTCAGGCCGAAACAGCAGGCGGCGCGGCCGTCGTGCAGGAGCAGCGCGAAGTCGACGCGGCGGATCTGCCATTCGAGTTCATGCTCAACGCGCTGCGCCTGACGGACGGTTTTCCGGTCACGCTGTTCCAGGAACGCACTGGCCTGCCGCTTCGTACGATCGAGCGCGAACTCGATGCCGCCGAACAACGCGGCCTGCTCTCGCGCGACCATGTGGCGATCCGCCCAACCGAGCTGGGACAGCGATTCCTGAACGATCTGCAGGAATTGTTCTTGGCCGACGACGAAAACTGA
- a CDS encoding FAD-dependent oxidoreductase yields MSEPLHVTIIGAGLGGLCLAQGLRRRGIAFDVFERDAAMGSRPQGYRIRIDAAGQRALQDCLPPSRYTLFRKTCAVPARRVNLFDPHLRPVDGRWVDSWRDDDADEPADLNAHRQTLREVLFDGIGKWVHFGRGHVRHRSCEDGRIEVTFDDGSTLVTDVLVGADGVHSGVRAQRLPGTEPALTDASVIYGKTYLTPAALARIDDRLPGNTTIVFGDGLAVIIDAMRFAMSPAQLQPGLSEVEPYLYWAVIAQNHRLGASGNADASVAGLSLGWARGLRALFAYGDAASTVMLPVRATQSLVPWASGRVTLLGDAIHAMSPAGGLGANTALTDAANLVAWLGEVRQGRVGLDAAIAGYEAVLRETTARAIDASRQGTDVLLGALA; encoded by the coding sequence ATGTCTGAACCATTGCATGTGACCATCATCGGCGCGGGACTGGGGGGATTGTGTCTCGCGCAAGGGCTGCGCCGTCGCGGTATCGCCTTCGATGTATTCGAGCGCGACGCCGCCATGGGTAGCCGTCCGCAGGGCTATCGCATCCGTATCGATGCTGCCGGGCAACGGGCGCTGCAGGACTGTCTGCCACCGTCGCGCTACACGCTGTTCCGCAAGACCTGCGCGGTGCCGGCGCGCCGCGTGAACCTGTTCGATCCGCATCTGCGTCCGGTGGATGGCCGTTGGGTCGATTCGTGGCGCGACGACGATGCCGATGAGCCCGCAGACCTGAACGCCCACCGCCAGACGCTGCGCGAGGTGTTGTTCGACGGCATCGGCAAGTGGGTGCACTTTGGGCGCGGGCATGTCCGTCACCGGTCGTGCGAAGACGGGCGCATCGAAGTGACATTCGACGACGGCTCGACGCTTGTGACTGACGTGCTGGTCGGCGCTGATGGCGTGCACTCCGGCGTGCGGGCGCAGCGGCTGCCAGGGACCGAACCCGCATTGACCGATGCTTCCGTCATCTACGGCAAGACGTATCTGACGCCCGCCGCGCTGGCGCGTATCGATGACCGGCTGCCCGGGAATACGACGATCGTCTTTGGCGATGGGCTGGCCGTCATCATCGATGCGATGCGTTTTGCGATGTCACCCGCGCAACTCCAGCCTGGGCTGAGCGAAGTGGAACCGTATCTGTACTGGGCCGTGATCGCACAGAATCACCGGCTGGGTGCGAGTGGCAACGCCGATGCGAGCGTCGCAGGGCTCTCCCTCGGCTGGGCGCGCGGACTGCGTGCGCTGTTTGCCTATGGGGACGCGGCCTCGACCGTCATGCTGCCGGTGCGCGCCACGCAATCGTTGGTGCCGTGGGCAAGCGGCCGCGTGACCCTGCTTGGCGATGCGATCCACGCGATGAGCCCCGCGGGTGGCCTGGGTGCCAACACCGCGCTGACCGACGCGGCCAATCTGGTGGCATGGCTAGGCGAGGTACGGCAGGGGCGTGTGGGACTCGATGCGGCGATTGCCGGCTACGAGGCGGTGCTGCGGGAGACGACTGCCCGCGCGATCGACGCGTCGCGACAAGGCACGGATGTGCTGCTCGGGGCGTTGGCTTGA
- the rdgB gene encoding RdgB/HAM1 family non-canonical purine NTP pyrophosphatase, which translates to MRKIVLASNNAGKLTEFNALLAPLGFDVTPQGALGIPEAEEPYATFVENALTKARHASRASGLPALADDSGICVHALDGAPGVYSARYAQLAGEEKSDAANNARLVRELAGKADRGAHYVCVLVYVRHADDPQPIIAEGNWFGEVIDAPRGDGGFGYDPYFLLPDLGKTAAELTKAEKNNVSHRAQALAQLVERLRLFENA; encoded by the coding sequence ATGCGCAAGATCGTTCTCGCTTCCAATAACGCCGGCAAGCTGACGGAGTTCAACGCACTGCTCGCCCCGCTCGGCTTCGACGTGACGCCGCAGGGCGCACTCGGCATTCCCGAGGCGGAAGAGCCCTACGCGACCTTCGTCGAAAACGCACTCACCAAGGCGCGCCACGCGAGCCGTGCCTCGGGCCTGCCTGCGCTGGCGGACGACTCTGGCATCTGCGTGCACGCGCTGGACGGCGCGCCGGGCGTGTACTCCGCGCGCTATGCGCAACTGGCCGGCGAAGAGAAATCAGACGCCGCCAACAACGCCCGCCTCGTGCGAGAACTGGCTGGCAAGGCCGACCGCGGCGCACACTATGTTTGCGTGCTGGTCTACGTCCGCCATGCTGATGACCCGCAACCCATCATTGCCGAGGGCAACTGGTTCGGCGAGGTGATCGACGCGCCGCGCGGCGATGGCGGCTTCGGCTACGACCCCTACTTCCTGCTGCCCGATCTCGGCAAGACCGCTGCTGAATTGACGAAGGCCGAGAAGAACAACGTGAGCCATCGCGCACAGGCTCTCGCGCAACTGGTCGAACGGCTGCGCTTGTTTGAAAACGCTTGA
- a CDS encoding RelA/SpoT family protein yields MPTSASGPTSPRTGAPNLPDPRGADLVGERSALLPKAPKSTKAHAAEGAEQESKPDATGDKLFIDAVLEQTYRHLFGPTSQPATPPRQQVVSISGLTEKLSSYLKPADIKLVKEAFHFSDEAHLGQYRQSGEPYITHPVAVAEICAGWKLDVQSIMAALLHDVIEDQGVTKSELAEKFGPKVAELVDGLTKLDKLEFQSREQAQAESFRKMLLAMARDVRVILVKLADRTHNMRTLDHVPPEKRRRIAGETMEIYAPIAHRLGLNTTYRELQELSFRIGSPFRYATLEKAVKAARGNRREVVTRILETAQRALADAGIQAELTGREKTLYSIYRKMHDKQLSFSQVLDVYGFRVVVDTQMQCYMTVGALHSLYKPMPGKFKDYIAIPKINGYQSLHTTLVGPFGTPVEFQIRTREMNQIAEAGVAAHWMYKQHHDEPDRAQQQAHQWLQSLLDIQSQTGDSQEFLEHVKIDLFPDAVYVFTPKGEIRALPRGATALDFAYAVHSDLGNQCVAVKINNALLPLRTELKNGDIVEVVTAPYSKPNPAWLTFVRTGKARAAIRHFLKTAKLDEAIQLGERLLEQALRQIGIDMKAVPAPVWERIVQWTGNKAREDIFADLALGRRVPAVIARRIEIVLQEGGHEGDEALMAAVHTFANEEAPAVTVSGDEGMAMAFSSCCRPIPGDSIVGYIGKGEGLQIHAQECRVAKRLHSKDPEHWIDVMWAEHTTRAFDVSIKVLVRNTKGILARVAADLTSADANVAHVSMEQEGDQEATYMTFLIQVHDRVHLADVMRALRRNPDVIRIARDRGD; encoded by the coding sequence ATGCCGACTTCCGCTTCCGGCCCCACGTCACCGCGCACGGGGGCGCCGAACCTGCCTGACCCGCGTGGTGCGGACCTGGTAGGCGAGCGGTCTGCGCTATTGCCGAAAGCGCCAAAATCGACCAAGGCGCATGCTGCCGAAGGTGCCGAGCAAGAGAGCAAGCCCGACGCGACAGGCGACAAGCTCTTCATCGATGCGGTGCTGGAGCAGACCTATCGGCATCTGTTCGGCCCGACCTCGCAGCCGGCCACGCCGCCGCGTCAGCAGGTCGTCTCTATCTCGGGGCTGACCGAGAAGCTGTCGTCGTACCTGAAGCCGGCCGATATCAAGCTGGTGAAGGAGGCGTTTCACTTCTCCGACGAAGCGCACCTCGGCCAGTATCGTCAGAGCGGTGAGCCGTACATCACGCACCCGGTGGCCGTGGCAGAGATCTGCGCGGGCTGGAAGCTGGATGTGCAATCGATCATGGCGGCGCTGCTGCACGACGTGATCGAAGATCAGGGTGTCACCAAGAGCGAGCTGGCCGAGAAATTCGGCCCCAAGGTCGCGGAGCTGGTCGACGGCCTGACCAAGCTGGACAAGCTGGAATTCCAAAGCCGCGAGCAGGCGCAGGCGGAGAGCTTCCGCAAGATGCTGCTCGCGATGGCGCGCGATGTGCGCGTGATTCTCGTCAAGCTGGCCGACCGCACGCACAACATGCGTACGCTCGACCATGTGCCGCCCGAAAAGCGTCGCCGCATCGCGGGCGAGACGATGGAGATTTACGCGCCGATCGCGCACCGACTCGGTCTGAATACGACGTATCGCGAACTGCAGGAACTGAGTTTCCGCATCGGTTCGCCATTCCGTTATGCGACGCTTGAGAAGGCCGTGAAGGCGGCTCGCGGCAACCGTCGCGAGGTGGTGACGCGCATTCTTGAGACAGCGCAGCGCGCGCTGGCCGATGCGGGCATCCAGGCAGAACTCACGGGGCGCGAGAAGACGCTCTACAGCATCTACCGCAAGATGCACGACAAGCAGTTGTCGTTCTCGCAGGTGCTGGATGTGTATGGCTTCCGCGTGGTGGTCGACACGCAGATGCAGTGCTACATGACCGTGGGTGCGCTGCACAGCCTGTACAAGCCGATGCCCGGCAAGTTCAAGGACTACATCGCGATCCCGAAGATCAACGGTTATCAGTCGCTGCACACGACACTGGTGGGGCCGTTCGGCACGCCGGTCGAGTTCCAGATTCGCACGCGCGAGATGAACCAGATTGCAGAAGCCGGCGTGGCTGCGCACTGGATGTACAAGCAGCATCACGACGAGCCCGATCGCGCGCAGCAGCAAGCGCACCAATGGTTGCAGTCGCTGCTCGACATCCAGAGCCAGACGGGCGATTCGCAGGAGTTCCTGGAGCACGTCAAGATCGACCTGTTCCCGGACGCTGTCTACGTGTTCACACCCAAGGGCGAGATCCGCGCGCTGCCACGCGGTGCCACGGCGCTGGACTTCGCCTACGCGGTGCACAGTGACCTGGGTAACCAGTGCGTGGCGGTCAAGATCAACAACGCGCTGTTGCCGCTGCGCACGGAGCTCAAGAACGGCGACATCGTTGAGGTCGTGACGGCGCCGTACTCGAAGCCGAATCCGGCGTGGCTCACGTTCGTGCGTACCGGCAAGGCGCGTGCGGCAATCCGCCATTTCCTCAAGACGGCCAAGCTCGATGAGGCCATTCAGCTTGGCGAGCGGTTGCTGGAACAGGCACTGCGCCAGATCGGCATCGACATGAAGGCGGTGCCTGCTCCAGTGTGGGAGCGCATCGTGCAGTGGACTGGCAACAAGGCCCGTGAAGATATCTTTGCCGATCTCGCGCTTGGCCGCCGTGTACCGGCCGTGATCGCGCGTCGCATCGAGATCGTGCTGCAAGAAGGCGGGCACGAGGGTGACGAAGCCCTGATGGCCGCCGTGCACACCTTCGCCAACGAAGAGGCGCCTGCCGTCACCGTCAGTGGTGATGAGGGTATGGCGATGGCGTTTTCGTCGTGTTGCCGGCCGATCCCGGGTGACTCCATCGTGGGCTACATCGGCAAGGGCGAAGGGCTGCAGATTCACGCGCAGGAATGTCGCGTGGCCAAGCGCCTGCACAGCAAGGATCCGGAACACTGGATCGATGTCATGTGGGCGGAGCACACCACGCGTGCGTTCGACGTGTCGATCAAGGTGCTCGTGCGCAATACGAAGGGCATCCTTGCGCGTGTGGCGGCGGACCTGACCTCGGCCGATGCCAACGTGGCGCACGTGTCGATGGAGCAAGAGGGCGATCAGGAGGCGACGTATATGACGTTCCTGATCCAGGTGCACGACCGTGTGCATCTGGCCGACGTGATGCGGGCGTTGCGGCGCAACCCCGATGTGATCCGCATTGCGCGGGATCGCGGTGATTAG
- the rph gene encoding ribonuclease PH produces MRPSGRQSDQLRPVTLTRHFTRHAEGSVLVCFGDTQVLCTASVLPKVPPHKKGSGEGWVTAEYGMLPRSTHTRSDREAARGKQTGRTQEIQRLIGRAMRSVFDLAALGEYTIHLDCDVLQADGGTRTASITGAFVAAHDAISAMRAKGQLPEGAQPIRDFVAAVSVGVVDGVPVLDLDYPEDSACDTDMNVVMTGSGGFVEVQGTAEGTPFSRAEMDALLGLADQGIRTLIGLQKQALGL; encoded by the coding sequence ATGCGTCCCAGCGGCCGTCAGTCCGATCAACTCCGCCCCGTCACCCTTACCCGCCACTTCACGCGCCATGCAGAAGGCTCGGTGCTGGTGTGCTTTGGCGATACCCAAGTGCTCTGCACGGCCAGCGTGCTGCCCAAGGTGCCGCCGCACAAGAAAGGCAGCGGCGAAGGCTGGGTGACGGCCGAATACGGCATGCTGCCGCGCTCCACGCACACCCGCTCCGACCGCGAAGCCGCGCGCGGCAAGCAAACCGGCCGCACGCAGGAAATCCAGCGCCTGATCGGCCGGGCAATGCGTTCGGTGTTCGATCTGGCGGCGCTGGGCGAATACACCATCCACCTCGACTGCGACGTGCTCCAGGCCGACGGCGGCACGCGTACGGCCAGCATTACCGGTGCGTTCGTGGCGGCGCATGACGCCATCTCTGCCATGCGCGCAAAAGGCCAGTTGCCCGAGGGCGCACAGCCGATACGCGACTTCGTCGCAGCGGTGTCAGTGGGCGTGGTCGATGGCGTGCCGGTGCTCGATCTGGACTACCCGGAAGACTCCGCCTGCGATACCGACATGAACGTCGTCATGACGGGCAGCGGCGGCTTTGTGGAAGTGCAAGGCACGGCTGAAGGCACGCCGTTCTCGCGCGCGGAAATGGACGCGTTGCTCGGCCTGGCCGACCAGGGCATCCGCACGCTGATCGGCCTGCAGAAGCAGGCGCTGGGCCTGTGA
- a CDS encoding serine/threonine protein kinase — protein sequence MTESKGSGQPRSAPLPVGTLLSNYRIVKKLASGGFSFVYLATDEHGTPVAVKEYLPSSLARRAPGELIPVVPEESASAFRLGLKYFFEEGRSLARISHPAIVRVLNFFRENGTVYMVMTYEQGKTLQEHILNARQQGKLKMLRERFIRQVFHDLMSGLREVHIHKLLHLDIKPGNIYLREDHSPILLDFGAARQTLTAEASRFQPMYTPGFAAPELYRKHNELGPWTDIYSIGATIYACMAGTPPQEATQREKEDKLEEGLERLRKVYTASLIDLVGWCLKMKPEERPQSVFRLQKVLREESNALTELQALTAITQGGPMPEEKEALTTRFMSRLLRRRDN from the coding sequence ATGACAGAGTCAAAAGGCTCAGGACAGCCACGCAGTGCACCGTTGCCGGTCGGCACCCTGCTGTCCAATTATCGTATTGTAAAGAAGTTGGCCAGCGGGGGGTTCAGCTTCGTCTATCTCGCCACCGATGAGCATGGGACGCCGGTGGCCGTGAAGGAATATCTGCCGTCTTCGCTGGCCCGTCGCGCGCCCGGCGAATTGATTCCTGTCGTGCCGGAAGAAAGCGCGAGCGCATTCCGCCTCGGGCTCAAGTATTTCTTTGAAGAAGGCCGCTCGCTCGCCCGCATTTCTCACCCCGCCATCGTGCGCGTGCTCAATTTCTTCCGGGAAAACGGCACCGTCTACATGGTGATGACGTATGAGCAGGGCAAAACGCTGCAGGAGCACATCCTCAACGCGCGCCAGCAAGGCAAGCTCAAGATGCTGCGCGAGCGCTTCATCCGCCAGGTCTTCCATGACTTGATGAGCGGCCTGCGCGAAGTCCATATCCACAAGCTGCTGCACCTCGATATCAAGCCGGGCAACATCTACCTGCGCGAAGACCATTCGCCGATCCTGCTCGACTTTGGTGCCGCACGGCAGACGCTCACCGCAGAGGCCTCACGCTTCCAGCCGATGTACACGCCGGGCTTTGCCGCACCGGAGCTGTACCGCAAGCACAACGAGCTGGGCCCGTGGACCGACATCTACAGCATCGGCGCGACCATCTACGCCTGCATGGCCGGCACGCCGCCGCAGGAAGCCACGCAGCGTGAGAAGGAAGACAAGCTGGAAGAAGGCCTGGAGCGCTTGCGCAAGGTCTACACGGCCAGCCTGATCGACCTGGTCGGCTGGTGTCTGAAGATGAAGCCGGAAGAGCGCCCGCAGAGCGTGTTCCGCCTGCAGAAGGTGCTGCGCGAAGAAAGCAACGCATTGACCGAACTGCAGGCCCTGACCGCCATCACACAGGGCGGCCCGATGCCAGAAGAGAAAGAGGCGCTGACCACACGTTTCATGAGCCGCCTGTTGCGCCGTCGGGACAATTGA
- the rpoZ gene encoding DNA-directed RNA polymerase subunit omega, whose amino-acid sequence MARITVEDCLKQIPNRFELALAATYRARQLVQGHTPKVDAKDKPTVTALREIASGQVGIEMLKKVPS is encoded by the coding sequence ATGGCGCGTATTACCGTCGAAGATTGCTTGAAACAGATTCCGAATCGCTTCGAACTGGCGCTGGCCGCAACATACCGCGCCCGTCAGTTGGTGCAGGGCCACACGCCCAAGGTCGATGCCAAGGACAAACCGACCGTGACCGCATTGCGCGAGATCGCATCCGGCCAAGTCGGTATCGAGATGCTCAAGAAGGTTCCGTCCTGA
- a CDS encoding PP2C family protein-serine/threonine phosphatase: MRFSVYQESKKGARRVNQDRMGYCFTRDAMLMVLCDGLGGHSLGEVAAQQALQTMARQFQRHARPSIRNPHDFLHESIMLAHRDIHRYAETNGLPDAPRTTIVCALAQRGSLHWAHAGDSRMYLMRKGELVTRTRDHSKIENLLQQDRVLPMQVAHHPERNKIYNCLGSPNLPLIDIGGPANLEPGDVAMLCSDGLWGSVQEDELVDTCTSFSVTQAIPELIARALRNAGDTADNTTAIAMMWELDAVTTTQDSVQTDTLPLNAFTTSILDAPGGESGLMSEEEIERSIAEIRAAIDKTSNLTR, translated from the coding sequence ATGCGATTCTCGGTCTATCAAGAAAGCAAAAAGGGCGCGCGACGCGTCAACCAGGACCGCATGGGGTACTGCTTCACGCGCGATGCCATGCTGATGGTGCTGTGCGATGGCCTGGGCGGACACTCGCTGGGCGAGGTCGCGGCCCAGCAGGCACTGCAAACCATGGCGCGCCAATTCCAGCGCCACGCCCGCCCGTCGATCCGCAATCCGCACGACTTCCTGCACGAGAGCATCATGCTCGCGCACCGCGACATCCACCGCTATGCGGAGACGAATGGTCTGCCGGATGCGCCACGCACCACCATCGTCTGCGCGCTGGCGCAGCGCGGCTCGCTGCATTGGGCGCACGCCGGCGATTCGCGCATGTACCTGATGCGCAAGGGCGAGCTGGTGACGCGCACACGCGATCACTCCAAGATCGAGAACCTCCTGCAGCAGGACCGCGTGCTGCCAATGCAGGTCGCGCACCACCCCGAGCGCAACAAGATCTACAACTGCCTGGGCTCGCCCAACCTGCCGCTGATCGACATCGGCGGCCCGGCCAACCTGGAGCCGGGCGACGTCGCCATGCTGTGCTCCGACGGCCTGTGGGGCAGCGTGCAAGAAGACGAGTTGGTCGACACCTGCACGAGCTTTTCGGTCACACAGGCGATTCCGGAACTGATTGCCCGCGCACTGCGCAATGCCGGCGACACGGCCGACAACACCACCGCCATCGCCATGATGTGGGAGCTGGACGCGGTGACCACCACGCAGGATTCTGTGCAGACCGACACCCTGCCGCTGAACGCCTTCACCACCTCCATCCTCGACGCGCCGGGCGGCGAGTCGGGGCTGATGTCGGAAGAGGAAATCGAGCGCTCCATCGCCGAGATCCGCGCCGCCATCGACAAGACCAGCAATCTGACGCGCTGA
- a CDS encoding YicC/YloC family endoribonuclease: MIHSMTGYGVATRQAAFTDAHGAPSGNVATVSVEFRTVNSRFLDLFFRAPEECRAFEPALREMLMSALSRGKLECRINLQRQEAASDVAALNVGVLQQLAKLEQAVTRYLPASGSLRMGEILRWPGVLAEPELTQDALRDAVVDAAKEALKQLLESRRREGDALKAMLLDRVDAMLKIVEELSPMVPNLIQQHQDKLTERLREAFGLAAPEGTPALTRDELSERIRQEATVYGIRIDIAEELSRLQAHLRETRHLLEKGGQLGKRLDFMMQELNREANTLGSKAAAKELADASMELKLLIEQMREQVQNLE; the protein is encoded by the coding sequence ATGATCCACAGCATGACCGGCTACGGCGTAGCTACACGCCAGGCAGCCTTTACCGACGCCCATGGCGCACCGAGCGGCAACGTCGCCACGGTGTCGGTCGAGTTCCGCACCGTCAACTCGCGCTTTCTCGACTTGTTCTTCCGCGCGCCGGAAGAGTGCCGCGCTTTCGAGCCGGCGCTGCGCGAGATGCTCATGAGCGCACTGTCGCGCGGCAAGCTCGAATGCCGGATCAACCTGCAACGCCAGGAAGCCGCCAGCGATGTGGCGGCGCTCAATGTCGGCGTGCTGCAACAGTTGGCCAAGCTTGAGCAGGCAGTGACGCGCTATCTGCCCGCGTCGGGTTCGCTGCGCATGGGCGAGATCCTGCGCTGGCCCGGCGTGCTGGCCGAGCCTGAACTGACCCAGGATGCGCTGCGCGATGCCGTGGTCGACGCCGCCAAAGAGGCGCTCAAGCAACTTCTGGAATCCCGCCGCCGTGAGGGCGATGCACTCAAGGCGATGCTGCTGGACCGCGTTGACGCCATGCTCAAGATTGTTGAAGAGCTGTCGCCGATGGTGCCGAACCTGATCCAGCAACACCAGGACAAGCTGACCGAGCGCCTGCGCGAGGCCTTTGGCCTGGCTGCGCCGGAAGGCACGCCGGCGCTCACGCGCGATGAACTGTCCGAACGCATCCGCCAGGAAGCCACCGTCTACGGCATCCGCATCGATATCGCTGAAGAGCTCTCGCGCCTGCAGGCGCACCTGCGCGAAACGCGCCATCTCTTGGAGAAGGGCGGTCAACTCGGCAAGCGCCTGGACTTCATGATGCAGGAGCTCAACCGCGAGGCGAACACACTGGGCTCCAAGGCTGCCGCCAAGGAACTGGCCGATGCATCGATGGAGCTCAAGCTGCTGATCGAGCAGATGCGCGAGCAAGTCCAGAATCTCGAATAA